Within Flavobacterium pisciphilum, the genomic segment TCTGGTTGAGATTCTGGACCAGAAACTAATTTCTGACCAACTTTCAATCCATTTTGAGCGATAATATAAGTTTTCTCTCCATCAGCATAAGCTAACAAAGCGATGAATGCAGTACGATTTGGATCATACTCGATTGATTTCACTGTAGCCGGAATTCCTTCTTTTGTACGTTTGAAATCAATAATACGATATCTCTGCTTGTGACCACCACCCGTATAACGCATGGTCATCTTTCCTTGACTATTTCTACCTCCAGAGTTTTTTATCGGCGCTATCAAAGAGCGTTCCGGCTTATCAGTTGTAATGGCGTCATAACCATTCACAACTCTAAATCGCTGACCTGGGGTAATAGGTTTTAATTTTCTTACTGACATTTTTCTATCTTAGATATTGTTGTAAAAATCAATTGTTTCTCCTTCTTGTACTTGAACAATTGCTTTTTTGATTGCATTTGTCTTTCCGCTGATCAAACCACTTTTTGTGTATTTTGTAGTTCTATCCGGTCTTACATTCATTGTGTTAACACTCAAAATAGTTACTCCATAAGCAGCCTCAACAGCTTTCTTAATCTGAACTTTATTTGCTTTTTTGTCAACAACAAAACCGAAGCGATTCAAAACTTCACTTTCTTTGGTTACTTTTTCAGTTACTATAGGTCTAATTATGATGCTCATATTCCTATTATTTACTTAAATTTTCTTCAATTACCTCTAAAGAACTCTCCAAAAGCACTAAATTATTAGCGTTAAGAATAGCGTAAGTGCTTAATTCATAGCTACTTACAACATTAGAAGCCTTCAAATTGCGTGAGGACAAATATACATTTTTATTCGACTCTCCCAACACAAATAGAGATTTTTTATTTTCTAACCCTAAAGCTTTCAAAACATTAATGAAATTTTTAGTGTTTGGTGTTTCAAAATTAAAGTCTTCTAAAACAACAATACTTGCTTCTTTTGCTTTAATTGAGAAAGCTGATTTTCTTGCCAATCTCTTTAAGTTTTTATTCAATTTAAATGAATAACTTCTTGGTCTTGGTCCGAAAACTGTTCCACCACCTTTAAACAAAGGGTTTTTAATACTACCCGCACGAGCAGTACCAGTTCCTTTTTGTTTTTTAATCTTACGTGTACTTCCCGCTACTTCAGCTCTTTCTTTAGCCTTATGAGTACCTTGTCTTTGATTTGCTAAATATTGCTTAACATCAAGATATACAGCGTGATTATTTGGTTCAATTGCGAATACTGAATCAGAAAGTTGAACTTTTCTTCCAGTATCTTTTCCGTTGAAATCTAATACTTTTACTTCCATTACTTCTGAATGATTACATAAGAGTTGTTATGTCCAGGAACACATCCTTTGATAACTAGTAGGTTCTTTTCAGCAACTACTTTTAAAACTCTAAGGTTTTGAACTTTTACATTGTCTCCTCCCATTCTTCCAGCCATACGCATTCCTTTGAATACTCTAGATGGATAAGAAGAAGCTCCCACAGAACCTGGCGCTCTTAAACGGTTGTGTTGACCGTGAGTTGCTTGACCAACACCACCAAAACCGTGACGTTTTACAACCCCTTGAAAACCTTTACCTTTAGACACACCTTGTACATCTACAAATTCTCCTTCAGAAAAAATAGAAACATCAATAAGATCTCCTAATTTTTGCTCTGTTGCGAAATCTTGGAATTCAACGACTTTTTTCTTAGCTACAGTTCCAGCTTTTTTAAAGTGACCTAAAGCCGCTTTTGTGGAATGTTTCTCGTTTTTGTCATCGAAACCAAGTTGCAACGCTTCGTACCCGTCAACACCTTTGGTTCTGACTTGGGTAACAACGCATGGACCAGCTTCGATTACTGTACAAGGAATATTTTTCCCGTTTTCATCAAAAATACTAGTCATGCCGATTTTTCTACCAATTAACCCAGACATAAATATTAATTATTAATTATTAAATATAAATATAGAACGCAGCTTTTAACCGAATCCTATTTTTTAAGAGGTGCAAAAGTATAACTTATTTACACACAAACCAAAAAAAATATTTTTCGCTTAAAAACAGCGTCCTTTTTTACTCTTGAACTACTTAAACTTTGATTTCAACTTCTACTCCACTTGGCAATTCAAGTTTCATTAGAGCATCAATAGTTTTAGATGAAGATGAATAAATATCAATTAATCTCTTATATGACATTACTTCAAATTGCTCTCTCGCTTTTTTGTTAACGTGCGGAGAACGTAGTACAGTGAAAAGTTTTTTATGTGTTGGCAACGGAATTGGACCTGTTACAACAGCACCGGTACTCTTAACTGTTTTTACAATCTTTTCAGCAGATTTATCTACCAACATGTGATCGTAAGATTTTAGTTTTATTCTGATTTTTTGACTCATTTTCTTAAAGATTAAGCGTTTCCTTTTGCTTTTTTGATAACTGCTTCTGAAATATTAGAAGGCGTTTCAGCGTAGTGTGAAAATTCCATTGTAGATGTTGCTCTACCAGACGAAAGTGTTCTTAATGTTGTTACATAACCAAACATCTCCGACAAAGGCACATCAGCTTTGATAGTTTTAGCACCATTTCTATCACCCATGTCATTAACCTGACCTCTACGACGGTTAATATCACCTACGATATCTCCCATGTTTTCTTCTGGTGTAATAACCTCCATTTTCATGATTGGCTCAAGAATGATTGCTCCAGCAGCTTTAGCTACTTCTCTATACCCCATTCTAGCTGCTAACTCAAAAGAAAGCGCATCTGAATCGACAGGGTGGAAAGATCCGTCAGTTAAAGTTACTTTTAAACTATCAACTTGGTATCCTGCTAAAGGACCAGTTTTCATAGCCTCACGGAAACCTTTTTCTACAGATGGAATATATTCCTTAGGAACGTTACCACCTTTTACAGCATTAATAAACTGCAATCCTACAGGAACTTTACCATCAACTTCGTCAGCTGGCCCAAGTGTAAATACGATATCTCCGAATTTACCACGACCTCCTGATTGTTTCTTATATGTTTCTCTATGTGTAGCAGTTTTTGTAAATGCTTCTTTGTATTCAACTTGAGGCTCACCTTGGTTCACTTCAACTTTAAATTCACGTTTCATACGATCAATCAAGATATCCAAGTGAAGCTCACCCATACCTGATATAATAGTCTGCCCTGAAGCCTCATCTGTTCTAACTGTAAACGTAGGATCCTCCTCAGCTAATTTAGCCAAAGCCATACCCATTTTATCTACGTCAGCCTTAGTTTTAGGCTCAATTGCAATACCAATTACCGGCGCAGGGAATTTCATTGACTCAAGAATAATTGGATGTTTTTCATCACACATTGTATCTCCAGTCTTAATATCTTTAAATCCAACTGCCGCACCAATATCTCCAGCCTCGATATAATCGATAGGATTTTGCTTATTAGCGTGCATTTGATAAATACGAGAAATTCTTTCTTTGTTTCCAGAACGAGTGTTCAAAATATATGAACCCGCATCCAAACGACCTGAATAAGCACGGAAGAAAGCTAAACGACCAACATAAGGGTCAGTAGCGATTTTAAATGCTAAAGCAGCGAATGGCTCTTTTACATCTGGACGACGAATAATTTTTGTTTGATCTTCTTCTAACAATTCAGCATCATCAGGATGAATTCCTTCGATACCTTCTTTGTCCATTGGAGATGGTAAATACTTACATACAGCATCTAACATAAACTGAACTCCTTTATTTTTAAAAGAAGAACCAGCAAGCATTGGAATGATTGCCATATCTATAGTAGCAGCTCTTAAAGCATTATTAATCTCTTCTTCAGTAATAGAACTCTCATCTTCCATGTACTTATCAAGAAGATTCTCATCGTAATCAGCAACTGCTTCAATAAGTATAGATCTATATTCTTTTACCTCTGCAAGCATATCCTCAGGGATAGGCACAATATCAAAAGTAGCTCCTTGAGTTTCATCATGCCAGATAATAGCTTGATTTTTAACCAAATCAACCACACCTTTGAAATCATTCTCCTCACCAATTGGTAAAGTGATTGCAACTGCATTAGACTTCAACATGTCTCTAACTTGCTGACATACATTCAAAAAGTTAGAACCTTGTCTATCCATTTTATTAACAAATCCCATACGAGGAACTCTGTATTGATCAGCAAGTCTCCAGTTAGTTTCTGATTGAGGCTCAACACCATCAACAGCACTAAACAAGAAAACCAACCCATCAAGTACACGTAAAGAACGATTTACCTCTACAGTAAAATCAACGTGTCCTGGAGTATCAATAATATTAAAATGATATGGTTTTGATTCTGGCAAAGCTTTACCTTGCTCTGTTGGGAAACTCCATTCACAAGTTGTAGCAGCTGAAGTAATTGTAATACCTCTTTCTGCTTCTTGCTCCATCCAGTCCATTGTAGAAGCACCATTATGTACTTCACCAATTTTATGTGTTTTCCCTGTATAAAAAAGAATACGCTCAGTTGTTGTTGTTTTACCAGCATCAATATGAGCAGCAATCCCAATATTTCTTGTATATTTTAAATCTCTAGCCATTTCTTATGAATTAAAATCTAAAGTGAGAGAATGCTTTATTAGCTTCAGCCATCTTATGAGTATCCATTCTCTTTTTAACAGCAGCACCTTCTTCTTTAGCCGCAGCTAAACATTCTGAAGCTAACCTTTGAGCCATAGATTTTTCATTTCTTCTTCTAGAATAAAGTATTAACCACTTCATTGCCATAGAAATTTTACGATCTGGTCTGATTTGCATTGGAATTTGGAATGTAGCTCCACCAACTCTACGACTACGTACTTCTACGTGAGGCATAACATTAGTTAAAGCATCTTTCCAGATTTCTAATGATGATTTTTCTGAATCTTGCTTTTTAGATTCAATGATGTCAATTGCATCATAAAATACTTTAAAAGCTGTAGATTTCTTACCGTCCCACATTAAGTTATTCACAAAACGCGTTACCAATTGGTCGTTAAACCTCGGATCTGGTAAAAGTGGTCTTTTCTTTGCCGCTCTTTTTCTCATGTCTTTTTCTTAAAAGTTTAAATTACTTTTTTGCTTCTTTTGGGCGTTTAGCACCGTACTTAGATCTTCTTTGCGTTCTTCCTGCAACTCCTGACGTGTCAAGCGCTCCACGAACGATATGATATCTAACACCTGGTAAATCTTTTACCCTTCCGCCTCTAACTAATACTATCGAGTGCTCTTGTAAATTGTGTCCTTCTCCAGGGATGTAAGCATTTACTTCGTTACCATTTGTCAAACGTACACGCGCTACTTTACGCATTGCAGAGTTTGGTTTTTTTGGTGTAGTAGTGTAAACACGCGTACAAACCCCTCTTCTTTGAGGACAAGAATCTAAAGCAACCGATTTACTCTTCTTAGTCATCTGAGTTCTTCCTGTTCTTACTAATTGTTGAATTGTTGGCATAATTAATACTAAAAATTTATTATGTATATTAAATTCCCGCTTTTTACGGGGTTGCAAATGTATAAAATATTTTTCACTATACAAACGTTAATACATTAATTTTCAATAAGATTATTTAACCTTATGTTTTTATTCTCAAAGATTAGATATTTGCATTACATTTAATAAAACACTTTTAAACTTGAAAACACTTCTTTCTTTTTTCCTGATAATCTTTCTTAGCCTACAATGTTATGCGCAGCATTTTGAATTAAAGATTACTGGAAAAAACACTGTTGAAGACAAAATCATAGATTCAATATCCTATTTAAAAAAACACAAAACAACAAAATCCATCAATGATGAAATACAATTATTCTCAGAAAAGCTATCTACTAAAGGATACATTGACAACAAAATAATCGCCAATAACCGCATAAACGACAGCACATTTACTATAACATTCAGTTTAAAAGAAAAAACCAACTCCATACATATATATATAGGTAAAGAAAACCCAATTCTCAAAACTGTATTCCCAAACACAATAAACGACACCATAATAGCCCCATACGAGGAAATTGAATCACTCTTAAACAAAAAACTAAACCAGCTCGAACATTTAGGATACGCCTTCACAAAACTAAAACTCATAAATATCCATCGAAAGAAAAACACCCTTTATGCTGACTTAGAATTTAAAAACGAAAAGAAAAGAGAAATCAATTCAATCATCCTGAACTACACACAGAACAACCAATCAAATATTTTTCCAAAAGGTCACTTAAAACAATTTGAAAAAAAATACACCGGAAAAATATTCAATCAGGAAACTGCCACAGAAATCTACAACGATTTTGAAAAGCTCTCTTTTGTAAAACAAAGCAAATTCCCTGAGCTCCTATTCACAAAAGATTCAACAAAAATCTATATCTACCTCGAAAAAAGAAAAGCCAACACATTCGACGGTTACATAGGTTTCTCTAATGATGAAAATAAAAAAATCACCCTAAACGGTTATCTCGACATCAACTTAGAAAACACCCTTCGCAGCGGAGAACAATTTTCTTTATATTGGAAAAGTGACGGAAACAAACAAACCACATTCAGAACCAAACTAGAAATTCCTTATCTATTCAAAACCCCCACAAGCTTAAAAGCTGAATTAGAAATTTTCAAACAAGACAGTATTTTTCAAAATACAAAAACCGCAATAGCCCTAGGTTATTACATAAAATACAACTCACATATATATCTTGGCTACCAATCTACTGAATCAAGCGACATACAAAACACCAATAGCAGCTTAATTCAAGATTATAAAAACCATTTCACAACAAGCACTTTCGAATACAAAAAAATAACTCCTGAGAATTTCGCATCTCCAGAGAAGACTAACATAACTATAACTGCCGGCCTTGGGAAAAGAACAAATACAAACAGCACAACAGACGAATCAAACGAAAACAAACAATACTACGCCAACATTGACTTAATCAACATTTTTTACTTAAACACAAAAAATAGCCTATTCATAAGAAGCAAAAGCTATTACTTATTTAGCGATAATTATTTAACAAATGAATTATATCGATTTGGAGGTATAAATTCAATACGTGGATTTGCAGAAAATAGCCTCCAAGGAAATAATACAAATTTACTTATAACTGAATATCGATATCTAACATCTTCAAACCTCTACTTACACACCATTCTAGATTACGGCATATATCAAGACAAAACTTCTCCAGAAAACAATAAAAAAACAACCAACCTAATAAGCATTGGTCTTGGATTAGGAATGATAACAAGAAACGGATTACTAAAAATCACACTTGCAAATGGCAGCACAACAGAAAACAAGATAAAATTCAACAACAGCATCCTTAACATTTCATACAATGTTAAATTCTAACATTTATAATAAAAATAATAAGAAAAAAATTCAAATAAACTCAATAAAATAGCCATTTGACAAGAAAAAAACCAACATGATTAGCCTTTCGTTAAAATATATTTAAATGTTAAATTTAAAGGGTAATGAAAAATTCATTAACATAATATTAGGATAGATAATAAATTATTGTGAATATTGTATTACTAATTCAAAATAATTAAAAATGAAACTAAATTTCAACGGATCTTTAGTAGTACTATTACTACTAATAGCGCAGCTAACCTTTGCGCAAGAAAGAGTTGTTTCGGGTGTTGTTTCTGACAACGCAGGAATGCCTTTACCAGGCGTGAGCGTGTTAGTCAAAGGAACAAAAAGCGGAACACAAACAGATTTTGATGGTAAATATTCCATCAAAGCATCACCAAGTCAAATCTTGGTTTTTAGCTATATTGGAATGAAAACCCAAGAAATAGCAGCTAGTACATCTACGATAAACACAAAATTATCAGGAGACGCATTAGAACTAGAAGGCGTTGTAGTAACAACAGCAATGGGTATTAAAAGAGAAAAAAAATCTCTTGGATATGCAGCCCAACAAATTTCAGGCAAGGATTTAAGTGGAGGTGCAGGCAACACAAACGTCGCTAATTTATTATCTGGAAAAGCTGCCGGTGTAGAAGTTTCAAGAAACAACAACTTCGGAGGATCTACAAATGTTGTAATAAGAGGAAGTAAATCACTTACCGGAAACAATCAAGCTCTTTGGGTTATTGACGGGGTACCAATTGACAACTCTAATTCAAATGCAACTTCACAACAAGTTGGAGGAGGTGGATATGATTATGGTAATAATGCATCAGATATCAACCAAGAAGACATTGAAAGCATCAATATCCTTAAAGGAGCAGCTGCAACAGCATTATATGGATCAAGAGCCGCAAATGGAGTTGTAATGGTTACTACTAAAAAAGGAAAAACAAATGATAACAAAATTGGTTTCACTTTTTCAAGCGGATATACTAACGGAACAATTGACAAATCAACATTCCCAACATATCAAAATAGATACGGAT encodes:
- the rplW gene encoding 50S ribosomal protein L23 codes for the protein MSIIIRPIVTEKVTKESEVLNRFGFVVDKKANKVQIKKAVEAAYGVTILSVNTMNVRPDRTTKYTKSGLISGKTNAIKKAIVQVQEGETIDFYNNI
- the rplD gene encoding 50S ribosomal protein L4, which translates into the protein MEVKVLDFNGKDTGRKVQLSDSVFAIEPNNHAVYLDVKQYLANQRQGTHKAKERAEVAGSTRKIKKQKGTGTARAGSIKNPLFKGGGTVFGPRPRSYSFKLNKNLKRLARKSAFSIKAKEASIVVLEDFNFETPNTKNFINVLKALGLENKKSLFVLGESNKNVYLSSRNLKASNVVSSYELSTYAILNANNLVLLESSLEVIEENLSK
- the rplC gene encoding 50S ribosomal protein L3, with the protein product MSGLIGRKIGMTSIFDENGKNIPCTVIEAGPCVVTQVRTKGVDGYEALQLGFDDKNEKHSTKAALGHFKKAGTVAKKKVVEFQDFATEQKLGDLIDVSIFSEGEFVDVQGVSKGKGFQGVVKRHGFGGVGQATHGQHNRLRAPGSVGASSYPSRVFKGMRMAGRMGGDNVKVQNLRVLKVVAEKNLLVIKGCVPGHNNSYVIIQK
- the rpsJ gene encoding 30S ribosomal protein S10; this encodes MSQKIRIKLKSYDHMLVDKSAEKIVKTVKSTGAVVTGPIPLPTHKKLFTVLRSPHVNKKAREQFEVMSYKRLIDIYSSSSKTIDALMKLELPSGVEVEIKV
- the fusA gene encoding elongation factor G, whose amino-acid sequence is MARDLKYTRNIGIAAHIDAGKTTTTERILFYTGKTHKIGEVHNGASTMDWMEQEAERGITITSAATTCEWSFPTEQGKALPESKPYHFNIIDTPGHVDFTVEVNRSLRVLDGLVFLFSAVDGVEPQSETNWRLADQYRVPRMGFVNKMDRQGSNFLNVCQQVRDMLKSNAVAITLPIGEENDFKGVVDLVKNQAIIWHDETQGATFDIVPIPEDMLAEVKEYRSILIEAVADYDENLLDKYMEDESSITEEEINNALRAATIDMAIIPMLAGSSFKNKGVQFMLDAVCKYLPSPMDKEGIEGIHPDDAELLEEDQTKIIRRPDVKEPFAALAFKIATDPYVGRLAFFRAYSGRLDAGSYILNTRSGNKERISRIYQMHANKQNPIDYIEAGDIGAAVGFKDIKTGDTMCDEKHPIILESMKFPAPVIGIAIEPKTKADVDKMGMALAKLAEEDPTFTVRTDEASGQTIISGMGELHLDILIDRMKREFKVEVNQGEPQVEYKEAFTKTATHRETYKKQSGGRGKFGDIVFTLGPADEVDGKVPVGLQFINAVKGGNVPKEYIPSVEKGFREAMKTGPLAGYQVDSLKVTLTDGSFHPVDSDALSFELAARMGYREVAKAAGAIILEPIMKMEVITPEENMGDIVGDINRRRGQVNDMGDRNGAKTIKADVPLSEMFGYVTTLRTLSSGRATSTMEFSHYAETPSNISEAVIKKAKGNA
- the rpsG gene encoding 30S ribosomal protein S7, which translates into the protein MRKRAAKKRPLLPDPRFNDQLVTRFVNNLMWDGKKSTAFKVFYDAIDIIESKKQDSEKSSLEIWKDALTNVMPHVEVRSRRVGGATFQIPMQIRPDRKISMAMKWLILYSRRRNEKSMAQRLASECLAAAKEEGAAVKKRMDTHKMAEANKAFSHFRF
- the rpsL gene encoding 30S ribosomal protein S12, coding for MPTIQQLVRTGRTQMTKKSKSVALDSCPQRRGVCTRVYTTTPKKPNSAMRKVARVRLTNGNEVNAYIPGEGHNLQEHSIVLVRGGRVKDLPGVRYHIVRGALDTSGVAGRTQRRSKYGAKRPKEAKK